Genomic DNA from Deltaproteobacteria bacterium:
CTAAAGCCCTCTCTTTTGGCCTTAGATTATGGTTTATCAGGTGTTCACTTTTAAACTTTAAATCGTACAAAAACGGTTCACTTTTAATTTTTAAATGACATGCTTTCAGTGACTCCTTGACACCTCTAACAATTGAACTTATAATATTCCTTCTGTTATGGAGGCACATATAGTGAAACTTGACAAACAATTTAGCGAACTCAATGCGGAATTTATAAGCCCTACATATGGGATAATAGACCTGGAAGAGATCACGAACACTATTGCCCAGCAGACTTGCGAAGAACCAGAAGATTATAGATTAATTGTAGGCACAGATTCCAAGCGCCGAGATATCTGTGCTGTATATGTCACGGTGATTATACTCTACCATATAGGAAAAGGGGGTACTTACTTTTATCAGAGATCTCGTAGCGAAATAGGCAAACATAGCCTGCAGGCTACCATCTTCCACGAAACAGCCCTGAGTTTAGCTACCGCCGCCAAATTAGACGAGTTGCTCAAGAAAAAGGGCGTATCCAAATTAGAAATAGAGATTCATTCTGATGTAGGTAGTCACGGAAAGACTAAAAAGTTGATTAAAGAAGTAGTTTCCTGGATTGATAGTTCGGGTTATTCGTGCTGCATTAAGCCCGAAAGTTTTGGAGCCAGTTCTGTAGCAGATAAATATACAGATTAAATCACCTTAGTTTGAGTTTGTGATAAGCCTTTAAAACTATTTTTTCGTCGTATATAATAAAGTGTGTTTTTCCATAAATAATAAATGAAGCATATAGAATGTAAGGAGAATTGTGATGGGGATTTTAAACAGGCCAAACGACTTGAGCATCGAAAGAACAATACCGCTAAGTAAAGATTTGGTTTTAAGAAATAATATTATGGTAATAGATGCACCGCTGTTAGGCAACACAAGATTTGGGTTATTACTTGAAAAGATGGATACATTAGCGTCAGACACGGCAAGAAAATACATTCATCAGTTCTATCCCGATGTTGTTGTTATTACGGCTGCTATTGATGATACGATAATTAGAAATGCAACAGATGTAACAAAAGACCTATTATTCAAATCCAGAATAAATTATGTCGGTAAAA
This window encodes:
- a CDS encoding ribonuclease H-like YkuK family protein: MKLDKQFSELNAEFISPTYGIIDLEEITNTIAQQTCEEPEDYRLIVGTDSKRRDICAVYVTVIILYHIGKGGTYFYQRSRSEIGKHSLQATIFHETALSLATAAKLDELLKKKGVSKLEIEIHSDVGSHGKTKKLIKEVVSWIDSSGYSCCIKPESFGASSVADKYTD